One window from the genome of Treponema sp. OMZ 838 encodes:
- a CDS encoding divergent polysaccharide deacetylase family protein — MPEKENKVKTSKKTSPKKTAGKTQSKTKSRTGTTTAKKKPRSSTARKKRSRGNIIAALVILCVLLLGFNLVLVLKLVPNLKNSLKQDTGTAQTQVQQDKISTEQKRNEPLTAAQEPSPSVTVPQVAAQAQPHTDSAVQQKRQNTPATQQKTASSQEKAPTANKTTPAAQPAPHSPAAASAPVSQTASAAQKNTAKKEKPVVHPAPQKNPIPEKPAVPDKKKTVQTMQPVQPAAKPEKPRKRAPYAGNLTFVFDDAGHNLDQLEYFLRLPFPCTIAVLPGLRYSSESARRIRKAGKQVILHQPMQSVDLHINPGPGAVTPGLSAEQIKNIVRKNLEEIWPVAGMNNHEGSLMTADEAAMSAVLDVVAEKHIFFLDSRTTARSVVAKVAKEKNMAVWERAIFIDNDKSRAAMETQIKKGLSIARQKGSAIMIGHVFTIELAELLTEMYPALIEDGFSLSAIAQVAQKGTVNFGN; from the coding sequence ATGCCCGAAAAAGAGAATAAAGTAAAAACAAGCAAAAAAACGTCGCCGAAAAAGACGGCCGGAAAAACCCAATCGAAAACCAAAAGCCGTACAGGCACTACCACTGCAAAGAAAAAGCCGCGCAGTTCAACCGCCCGTAAAAAGCGTTCGCGCGGGAATATTATTGCCGCATTGGTGATATTGTGCGTTCTGCTTTTGGGGTTTAATCTTGTTTTAGTATTAAAATTAGTGCCTAATCTTAAAAATTCATTAAAACAGGATACCGGCACGGCGCAAACTCAAGTACAACAGGATAAAATCTCAACCGAACAAAAACGGAATGAACCGCTTACGGCAGCACAAGAACCTTCACCATCGGTTACCGTGCCGCAGGTTGCCGCACAAGCACAGCCGCATACCGATTCCGCGGTGCAGCAAAAACGGCAAAACACACCGGCAACGCAGCAAAAAACGGCGTCATCACAGGAGAAAGCGCCGACTGCCAACAAAACAACACCGGCTGCACAACCGGCGCCGCATTCACCTGCTGCTGCATCTGCGCCGGTATCTCAGACCGCTTCTGCAGCGCAGAAAAATACTGCGAAGAAAGAAAAACCGGTAGTCCATCCGGCTCCGCAAAAGAATCCCATACCGGAGAAACCTGCCGTACCCGATAAGAAAAAGACCGTACAAACAATGCAGCCGGTGCAGCCTGCTGCAAAACCGGAAAAGCCGCGCAAGCGTGCTCCTTATGCCGGGAATCTTACCTTTGTGTTTGACGATGCGGGACATAACCTCGACCAGCTTGAATACTTTTTGCGACTCCCGTTCCCCTGTACTATTGCAGTTTTACCCGGATTGCGGTACTCTAGCGAGTCGGCGCGGCGGATACGCAAAGCCGGCAAACAGGTTATTCTGCACCAGCCGATGCAATCGGTCGATCTGCATATCAATCCGGGACCGGGGGCTGTTACGCCGGGACTTTCTGCGGAGCAAATCAAAAACATCGTCAGAAAAAATCTCGAAGAAATTTGGCCGGTAGCCGGGATGAATAATCACGAAGGCTCACTGATGACAGCGGACGAGGCAGCGATGAGCGCGGTCTTGGATGTCGTAGCGGAAAAACATATATTCTTTTTGGATTCGCGGACAACCGCTCGGTCAGTCGTTGCGAAGGTTGCAAAGGAGAAAAACATGGCTGTCTGGGAACGGGCAATTTTTATTGATAACGATAAAAGCCGCGCTGCAATGGAAACGCAAATTAAAAAAGGGTTGAGCATTGCGAGACAGAAAGGCTCTGCCATCATGATCGGCCATGTCTTTACGATTGAACTTGCAGAGCTTTTAACCGAAATGTATCCTGCACTTATCGAAGACGGATTTTCGCTTTCGGCAATTGCTCAAGTTGCACAAAAAGGCACGGTTAACTTCGGCAACTAA
- a CDS encoding YafY family protein: MKKKPNRAITHQMLERLTYIHNRIKAECFPKTSELAKELECSVPTISRDITFLRDRFNAPIEYNAQKKGFYYSKKYEMPIQNISQKDVTALIAAKTLLQQYQGTPIYKELVDAIDVITFPQRQGAGTFIDRIAVPPMPYAIIDEAVFTALYQAMIQNRTIEFDYCGVLDSGKVHRRVRPYQLLFDDGRYFLFGYAEERQAERLFYIPRIENLCITDELFTLPENYDFISRCGGGRFGSFMEPETVTYRIAFYGESRLAIKDSVWADDQKITEYDAEGKTEIVFSAAQGYRILKWVLSHGSNAQPLEPEDFVQDWQAEIRAMLRRISGV; encoded by the coding sequence ATGAAAAAGAAACCAAACCGTGCAATTACCCATCAAATGTTGGAACGTCTCACGTATATTCATAACCGGATAAAAGCAGAATGCTTCCCTAAGACATCCGAACTTGCAAAAGAACTGGAGTGCAGTGTCCCGACAATAAGCCGCGATATAACGTTTTTGCGGGATCGGTTTAATGCACCCATCGAATATAATGCGCAAAAGAAAGGATTTTATTACAGCAAAAAATATGAAATGCCGATCCAAAATATTTCGCAAAAAGATGTAACGGCGCTCATTGCTGCAAAAACGCTGCTGCAGCAATATCAGGGAACGCCGATCTACAAAGAACTCGTTGATGCCATTGATGTTATTACGTTTCCGCAAAGGCAAGGAGCGGGAACGTTTATTGACCGTATCGCTGTTCCGCCGATGCCTTATGCCATTATCGATGAAGCGGTATTTACTGCACTCTACCAAGCGATGATTCAAAACCGCACGATCGAATTCGATTACTGCGGCGTGTTGGATAGCGGGAAGGTACATCGGCGTGTCCGTCCGTATCAGCTCCTTTTTGATGACGGGCGATATTTTCTATTCGGCTATGCAGAGGAACGCCAAGCAGAACGGCTTTTTTATATTCCGCGTATTGAAAACCTTTGCATTACCGATGAGCTTTTTACACTGCCAGAAAATTACGACTTTATTTCCCGCTGCGGCGGCGGAAGATTCGGCTCATTTATGGAACCGGAAACGGTTACCTACCGTATTGCATTCTACGGCGAGTCTCGTCTCGCAATAAAAGATTCCGTATGGGCGGACGACCAAAAAATTACCGAATACGATGCAGAAGGGAAAACCGAAATAGTCTTTTCCGCAGCGCAAGGGTACCGGATATTGAAATGGGTATTGTCTCACGGCTCAAACGCACAGCCGCTTGAACCGGAAGATTTTGTGCAAGACTGGCAAGCAGAAATACGAGCTATGTTGAGGCGGATTTCCGGCGTTTAA
- a CDS encoding ABC transporter ATP-binding protein: MLLQTKQLSRTFTRSGSDFFAVKEADFNIDSSDFVFIVGRSGSGKTTLLNLISGILEPTAGAVLFENNDITTMNDTEKSYYRNESIGFVPQSLGALPNLSVLDNVRVPFFLFNRDGDTEGRALSLLEVMGIAHLKNEMPKNLSGGEAKRMLIARALMNAPKLLIADEPTANLDAETAAGVMQAIKDINKLGTAVLIVTHDSNILDPNCTTYRMDAGTLSKV, translated from the coding sequence ATGTTATTGCAAACAAAACAGCTTTCCAGAACGTTTACCAGAAGCGGTTCCGATTTTTTTGCCGTTAAGGAGGCCGATTTCAATATCGATTCTTCCGATTTTGTCTTTATTGTCGGCCGCTCCGGTTCGGGAAAAACGACATTGCTGAACCTTATTTCAGGCATTTTAGAACCGACTGCGGGAGCTGTTTTATTTGAAAATAATGACATCACAACGATGAACGATACTGAAAAAAGCTATTACCGTAACGAGTCGATAGGATTTGTCCCCCAATCGCTCGGCGCTTTACCGAATCTTTCGGTACTTGATAATGTCCGCGTACCGTTTTTTTTATTTAACCGGGACGGCGATACCGAAGGGAGAGCGCTGAGCTTATTGGAAGTGATGGGAATAGCTCATTTAAAAAATGAAATGCCGAAAAATCTTTCAGGCGGAGAAGCAAAACGGATGCTTATTGCGCGTGCACTGATGAATGCGCCCAAGCTGCTCATCGCTGATGAACCGACTGCAAACCTCGACGCGGAAACGGCAGCCGGTGTCATGCAGGCTATAAAAGATATAAACAAACTTGGAACTGCCGTGCTTATCGTAACGCATGATTCCAATATTTTAGATCCGAATTGTACGACTTACCGGATGGACGCCGGAACCCTTTCAAAAGTGTAG
- a CDS encoding DUF4418 family protein, protein MKKYIIGTLIVIIGLLVLFAPFGYAHVCFPKADGGFMKCHWMGEAVRMLGGLIAALGVIFLLFKSSRIGIAFSNIGLGVCLILLQTVVIGTCKTATMPCNVYTKPVILLLAIVLIAIDVGYLFVNRKR, encoded by the coding sequence ATGAAAAAATATATTATAGGAACGTTAATCGTTATCATCGGTTTGCTCGTTTTATTTGCTCCCTTCGGATATGCACATGTCTGTTTTCCGAAAGCTGACGGCGGTTTTATGAAGTGCCATTGGATGGGCGAGGCTGTCCGAATGCTCGGCGGTTTAATTGCCGCATTAGGTGTCATCTTCTTACTATTTAAGAGTTCCCGCATCGGTATCGCATTTTCCAATATCGGGCTCGGTGTTTGTTTGATATTATTGCAAACGGTTGTTATCGGTACATGTAAGACTGCGACCATGCCTTGTAACGTTTATACCAAACCCGTCATTTTACTGCTGGCAATCGTGCTGATAGCCATTGATGTCGGATATCTGTTCGTTAACAGAAAACGATAA
- the tsaD gene encoding tRNA (adenosine(37)-N6)-threonylcarbamoyltransferase complex transferase subunit TsaD → MKILGIESSCDETAAAVVEDGHKIISSVVATQIPFHEAYKGVVPEIASRKHTEWILPVVKTALQEAGETLQSIDGIAVTNRPGLMGSLLVGLTFAKTLAWACNKPFIAVNHMLGHLYAAHLEQDIPYPYLGLLVSGGHSLICKVYDFDSIEVLGSTIDDAPGEAFDKVAKFYDFGYPGGVIIDRLAKNGDPKAANFPMPILHESGRRYDVSYSGLKTAVINQIDQFWNPGYEKTPENIAAAFQSRAVKILLRSLLRAVEDTGLHTIVAGGGVAANSLLREKLAEQKGLTCIFPPLKLCTDNAAMIAGVGYRYLVRGDRSPLDCPASARVEGFKRRKSAST, encoded by the coding sequence ATGAAGATACTTGGAATAGAAAGCTCCTGCGATGAAACGGCAGCTGCCGTCGTGGAGGACGGACATAAAATCATCAGTTCGGTAGTGGCAACTCAGATACCATTTCACGAAGCATATAAGGGTGTCGTGCCTGAGATTGCGAGCCGTAAGCACACCGAATGGATCTTACCGGTTGTCAAAACCGCTTTGCAGGAAGCGGGCGAAACGTTGCAATCGATAGACGGTATCGCCGTAACCAATCGGCCGGGGCTGATGGGGTCGCTGCTGGTGGGGCTGACCTTTGCGAAAACCCTCGCATGGGCATGCAATAAACCGTTTATTGCCGTAAACCACATGCTCGGGCACCTGTACGCAGCGCATCTTGAGCAGGACATTCCTTATCCCTACCTCGGTCTTTTGGTATCAGGCGGCCATTCGCTTATCTGTAAAGTATACGATTTTGATTCAATCGAAGTGCTCGGCAGTACTATCGACGATGCGCCGGGCGAAGCATTCGATAAGGTTGCGAAGTTCTACGATTTCGGCTATCCGGGCGGCGTAATTATCGACCGGCTGGCGAAAAACGGCGATCCCAAGGCTGCAAACTTCCCGATGCCGATACTGCACGAATCCGGCCGCCGGTATGACGTGTCCTATTCAGGCTTAAAAACTGCGGTCATCAATCAAATCGATCAATTCTGGAATCCCGGATATGAAAAAACGCCCGAAAATATTGCAGCGGCTTTTCAATCCAGAGCCGTTAAAATATTGCTGCGTTCCCTGCTGCGGGCGGTAGAAGACACGGGCCTGCACACGATTGTCGCAGGCGGCGGCGTTGCTGCAAATTCGCTGCTTCGTGAAAAACTTGCCGAACAAAAAGGTTTAACGTGCATCTTCCCACCGCTCAAGCTCTGCACGGATAATGCCGCCATGATTGCCGGAGTAGGCTACCGCTATTTGGTGCGTGGCGACAGGAGCCCTCTCGATTGCCCTGCAAGCGCCCGTGTCGAAGGATTTAAACGCCGGAAATCCGCCTCAACATAG